The region GAAGTCCTGCTCCAGCATGGCATGCATCTTGGCGATGCCGCCGACATCCTCGGCGTCCACCGGCACACCCTACGCAAACGCGTATCCACCCTGGAATCAGTCCTCGAGGTCGACCTCGGCGATCCTTCAGTCAGAGCAGAACTGCTTGTGCTTGGAATGGCTATTGACCGGCAACGCTCAACGAAAAGCTAAAGCAGAAAACTATTTACGGTAGCGATTCAAATTTTTGGAGGCAGGCGGTCGGAGTGAGGTCTGAGTAAACCATTTTGAAGTGCTGTACTTCTTCTAAAAGCGTCATCTTAGGCGCGACAGACGTATGGTGAATAGTTTGCAACTAGTTTAAGTGGCTGTACAGAGAATTGGCGTACGCTGAATCAGTCTAAGGCGAGTAGTGGCTCTTCGGAAGTAATTTTTGAAACAAGAGCGAAATGCAAATTCAGAAGACCATGCCCTGTTCTCCAGTCGTCGCCTAAAACTTCATCGATTTTTCGTAGACGTTGCCGAATAGTGTTGACATGCAGATTTAGCTCTCGAGCTACCTTTGATGCTGAAAACTCGTAGGAAGCCGTCAATTTCAAGGTAGTGAAGAGATCAGATCCATGCATTTTGTCATGTTCCAAAATGGGGCCAAGAGTCTCGTTGATTAAGGCGATCTGATCTTCTCTTGAGATATTGCCCAGGGCCAATAGCCAAAAAGGCAAATTCTGTTTTGAGAACACTACATTTTTGGTGGACACTTGTAGATGAGTGACAGCGTTTAGATAACGGTGGCAAGAATAAGTTATGTTCTCGAGATCTTGAGAACAATCAAACTGATCTGAGACGAAGCCTAAAAGCCCTTTCTCCTTAAAGGTAAATATGTCGTTTAGTAGAGATACAACACGATCTATGCGCTGAGCTGTGGCGAAAAAGTAAACCATATTGGATGACTTGTAATAGATAACACCCGACGGAAGTAGATCGTAAATTGATTGATGGATTTCTCCCCAAGAATGCCAGTCACACCGAAGGGCAATAATCTTGCAAGATCGACCAGGGCTAATAGATATGGATTGAAGTCGCTGTTTGAGTGCCTCGGGAAGAGACGAGTAGCCAAATCGGAGAAGATGAAATAGAGCCTCGCTATCCCATGAAAGCGATTCATCAGTCCGCTTGGGCGATAAGATACCGGGAAAGCTTAGTAGCCGTGCTGCCTTTTGAACTAAAAGTGGCTGGAAGGAGTCAGCACCATGGGACTCCATTACAAGGGCTCCCCAAGGGCTGGCCCCATTAAATAGCGCCCATGATTGAAAGGCCATCCCATCGAAGCTGAACGTCCTAAATTTTCCCGCCGCGTCCACAGATTGGAGCCAGTCTTTTAACTCACTGTACAACTTTTTGCTTAACGTAGGGTTCGAAGCTTTCGAATAACTAGTGAGATCTATGAGATTAATCGACGAGGAAAACCGCGCTTCGATGTAGGTCAAAATCTCTTGTATTGGATCGGGTCTGTTAGCTAGCTCGAACAATTTGTTGAGCTCAGACGCGTTAACTTCTAACCTCTCGATGGTTTTTTCTCTGGTAGTGAGGTCTGACTTTAACCTGGAAATTTTATTAGAATGATTGCTTTCTCTGTCGCAAAGTCGCAGAATGGCGGAACTGTACCAGGCGATTTTCTCTAGAACATAGATATCTGACGAGGGGTACACGCGCTCATGGCGGTCAGCGATAAAAAGGATGTATCCAAAATCATCCGAAGTGTCAAAAGGGACCCCTAGAAAAGCGCGAAATCCTTCTCGTTTCACTACCTTATCAAGGTTTTCACTGCGTATGAACGTGTCGTCCATTAGATAATTTGCTACTTGCAGAGGGCTATCCAATTCGAAGATTCTATTGGCGAGGCCCGAGTTGCTGGAAGTAGCTTCTTGAAATTCCTGTGTCCAAATGCCGTCTGACATCAAAATGGAAGAAACGGCTTCTTCACCCGACTGTACTTCCACTAGGTAGGCTGCGTCCACACCTAGCAACTGTCGTGTGAGACCAAGTATTCGCGGCAAAGCTAGATCGGTTGAAGCTTCTAGGCTGACTTCGTAAGCCACCTCCTGCAGCTCATTTACTAACCGTCTGAGGGTTCTATTTTCTGATGCCAAATTGTTCACCGTAATGAGAGAACGGCGTAAAGGTGCGGACTCGGAATCCGTCTTCAGGTGTTCGATGGATTGGCGGAAACGGGCGGACGGTAGCCGAAGCGCGGATTGCAGGTGCAGATTTATCTCTTGGTTCGGTGCTTGTTGGTTCATGGGTGTGCAAATAGTAATTTTCGTCGGCGAAATTGTAATTTAAAACACTAGTCCGCTGTGGCGTGGGATGCAATACTGTTCGCTAAGTGATTGACATCACTCTTAACGAAACTTCACAGAAAGGATTGGTATGGGTCTTCAGTCTGCAAAGCGCAGTGAAAACAAACCCGTCATAACTGCGGCTGCGCGACTCCCTATTGGCAGGAAGAAAGGGGCGTTGGCATCACTTGACGGTGTAGGGCTTGGAGCCGAAGTCCTTAAGAAACTCGGTGAGGCCTTACCGAGCGGCAGTGATGACATCAGCGATGTAATTCTGGGAAATACTCTTTCGCATTATGGGAACCCTGCGAGGGTGGCGGCCTTAAAAGCAGGGTATGGCACTAATGTTCCCGCGCTGACTATTGATCGTCAGTGTGGTTCTGGAATTAACGCTGTAACCCTTGCTGCAAGCCTCTCTCAAACCCAGGATGGCATTTACGTAGCAGGTGGGATGGAGAGTATGACGCATGAACCTCTACAGCTTGCACCACCACGTCGAAGCTTCGACTTCACATCGGTAAAGCCTTTGCGTAGAGAGCTTTCTACCGAGGCAGTTGGTGACCCGACTATGGGGCAAACTGCTGAAAATGTAGCGAGAATGTTCTCAATTAGCCGAGGTGAGCAGGATGAGTACGCACTTCGGAGTCAGGAGCGTTATCAAAGAGCGAAAGAGCTAGGGAAATACGAAGATTTCGTCATCGCTATGGAATTGCCTCATGGTGAAGAGTTTACCGAGGACGAGCACCCGCGACCGGACACGAGTATTGAGAAGCTCTCCAAACTGCGTCCTGCATTTGACGTGCAAGGGACAGTGACGGCTGGCAATGCTTCAGGTCTTAATGATGGTGCTGCGGCCGTGGTAGTGACCGGCTCATCCTTAGCGAAGGAGCGGGACTTGCCTGTACTCGCTGAGGTCGGTCGGACGGTGGTCTCAGGTGTGGATCCCAACACCATGGGGTTGGGGCCAGTGCCCGCTATTAAAGAACTTCTGAGCAGAACTGGTCGGAGCATTGATAGCTACGACTTCATTGAAATCAATGAGGCCTTCGCTGTTCAAACGCTCGCTTGCATCAAAGAGCTAGGGCTCGATGTAGAAAAAGTGAATCCAAATGGTGGGGCTATTGCGCATGGACATCCGATAGCTGCTACCGGCTGCATCTTAGTTCAAAAGGTAATAAGTGAGCTCCGTTCAAGAGGAGGTGGCAGCGCAATCGTAAGTGCCTGCATTGGTGGCGGGCAAGGAATCGCAACCGAGATCAAAGTCAAAGGAGAATAGAAATGCAGAAACTAACAAACGTTACGGTCTGCGGCGCAGGAGAAATGGGCGGCCAAATTGCGATGGCGGCAGCCCTAAATGGTTATACCGTTGCACTTTACGACATTAACGTGGACCAACTGAGTGCAACCTCTAGCCGCCTTGAGTCCTTAACTAATCGATTCGTGGAGAAGGGGCGGTATGAAGAGCAAGTGGTCAAGGAAGCATTCTCAAACCTCACTTTCTACAACGACCTTTCAGAGGCATGTGCGCAGGCTGACCTTGTAATCGAAGCAATTGTCGAAGACCTTGGCGCGAAACGAGAGCTCTTCCGACAGGTGTCCTCATTGGTTGATGCAGGAACAGTGCTAGCAACAAACTCATCAAGCATTGTGTCATCGAAATTAGCGGACAGCGTTTCTAATCCTTCACGCCTCTTGAATGTTCATTTCTTTAATCCAGCATTGATTATGCCGCTGGTCGAAGTTGTGCAAGGGCCGCATACGGATACTGAGCATGTTGAGACTGCGATTGAATTTGCTAGGAGTCTCGGCAAGACCCCAGTCTTAATTGAAAAGGAAATCTTCGGTTTCATTGCCAATCGTGTGCTGTCCGCCATATTCGATGAAGCTATCTACCTAAAGGAGCAAGGGGTCGCTTCCGTCGAAGCAATCGATACAGCGGTCAAGCAGGGGTTAAATCACCCGATGGGGCCGTTTGAACTCTTGGATCTCACCGGCATTGATGTCAATTACAAGATCAAGAAGTTGGAGGCAGAAGATACCGGTGATGCAAAGGATGGGCCTTCACGGACTTTGTCGGAGCTGTATGAAGCCGGCCATCTCGGTAAGAAATCGGGGCGCGGTTTCTACGAATATAAGAAAGGAGGAAAGTAATGCCAAGCCAAGTAACTACAGAAAAGAGAAACGGCGTTGGAATTCTCACTATTGAACGAGAGGGACAGCTTAATGCCCTCAATGTTGAGGTGATGGATCGAATTTCTGCTGCACTTGATGAGTGGGAATATGACGATGAGATCGACGTAGTGATCTTTATCGGTGCTGGGACAAGAGCTTTCGCTGCGGGAGCAGATCTACAAGAGTTAGCTTCTTTGAGCCACCAAGAGGTCAGGGAGCGATACCCAATGGCGGGTTTGTTCGACCGTATTGACAACTATCGCAAGCCCAGCATTGCCGCAGTAAACGGCATAGCGTTTGGGGGTGGATTCGAGTTGGCTTTGGCGTGTGATCTTCGTGTCGCTTCTCCTACAGCGGAATTTCGATTTCCAGAAGTAGGACTTGGAATTATCCCGGGCGCCGGCGGTACGCAAAGACTTTCCCGCCTTCTTAATGAATCGATGGCTACCTACTTGATTCTTAGCGGCGAAGGTTTGTCTGCAGAACGAGCATTTGAAATGGGGCTTGTATGCCGTTTGGACGAAGACCCGCTCAATTCAGCTATCGAAATTGCGGATACGCTTCGCGCCAAATCTTTAACTGCGATCCGATTTGCGCGCAGTGCAGTAAAACAAATCAACCCTTCTGGACACCAGAAGGAGCAACTTTATCAGGGGTTGGCGTTCGCCAGTGACGATCGCACGGAAGGCATTGATGCTTTCTTGTCTCGGCGAGCTCCTTCCTTCTCCGCAACTGATGCAACGTGAAAGTGAAGGAACATGCTATGAAACGTGATGAATACGTGACCAATGATTTGGGTTTCTTTAAGCCCAAAGCCTTTCGATTGTGGTCAACGATTGGAATTTTGTGCTTATCGGTAGTTGCTTTCTTGCCTATGAGCTTTAATACGCTGGTAGGAGAAACCGTCTTGGTGAACTACCTGCTAGTTGTGATTATGCTGGTTAGCCTGGCGGTTTTGATTATTGACCTCAAGCCAGATCGCCAAGAGCGAGGAGGTCGCGACAATGTCTAGTGCAAACGTTCTCGCGCTTGTAATCTTGTTTGTCTACATGGCAACAACGGTTGCAATTGGTCTATACGCGCACCGTAAGAGTAAGGGAGGATCTGCCAAGGACTTCCTTACTGGTGGCGGAGGTGCCGGCTTTTGGATTAATGGCTTTGCCATCTTCGCGGCCTTCGCTACGGGCGGTACGATGCTCGGAAATATTGGGCTGTCCTATCAAGGCGGTTGGGGCTATATTACGGCCTACAATGCTGGTGTCGCTGTTGGCTACCTGATCACGACGTTCTTCCTAGCGAAGATCATGCGAAACATGAATGTCGCGACTGTACCTGAGCTGGTGAAGGCTCGCTACAATCACCGTTGGATGAACCTTGTAGTTCCGATAGTTCTTATTGGCACCCTAAGCGCATACATTGTCGCGCAGATGAAAATCGGTGGCCTTATCGGTGAACAGATCTTTGGCATTCCTTACGGCTGGTCGGTGCTGTTGATCGGAGCTGTGTACGTCTTCTATACATTTGCAGGCGGCATGAAAGCAGTGACCCTGACGGACTTCCTGCAAGGCATGATGATGATTGCCGTCGTGCTCATTACAGGATTCATTGCAATCAATGCCAACGGTGGCCTTTCGGTCTATGAAGTCGCCCAAGGTATTAAGCCAGAGTGGACTCAGGCCGAAGTGTATAGTCCGATTTCCTATATTGGTGCCTTCTTGATTTGGGCTACTTGTAACGCAGTCCTGCCACATACCGTGATGCGAATCTTTGCGGCAAAGAATGAGCGAACTGGTCGAGCTTCGCTCGCACTCGGATTAGGCCTGTACATTGTTACAGGCGTCGTGACTTGTGTCTTTGTTATTGCTGGCACGATCATTCTTACGGGTGGCGCGGAACTAGAGGATAATGACGCTGCATTCCTGCTGTTCCTCGATCAGGCTACGCCGGATTGGGTTCGTGGTCTTGCATTTGCTGCAATCTTCGCTGCTGTTATGTCGTCTGTTTCTGCGATGCTGCTGGCTTTGGCAGCGGCATTGTCGTACGACTTGATCGGCGAAATCCGTCCCAATACGTCGGATGCTGCGCAAAGGAGAATTACAAAGCTGGGTATTCTCGGATTTGGTGTCCTTACCCTCGTCCTTTCGTTGAACCCGCCAGAATTCCTAACCCTCCTGTACACAGCGGCTATGGGCCTTTTGGCTTCGTCCTTGTTCTTCCCAACTTTGCTGGGACTGTGGTGGCGAAGGATTGGAGGAACTGCGGCTTTTGCTGGTGCAACTGTCGGTGGTGTTTCGTACCTCATTCTGTTGTTCGGGTTCGACCTGCCTACCCTTTCGCAAGTGGTCTACTCGTTGCCGCTATCCGCAATTACTTGCGTCGTTTGTGCATTCATCTTTAAGCCGGCGAACTCCAGCGAACTGGAAAGGCTTACGATTGCGCACGAGCGTGAAGTAACCGATGAAGAAGTACAAAGGTTCGAAAAAGAACTCAACACGTAGTTGAGTGCTTTTAAACCTGTTGACTTCTTGAGAGGAGCTTCTTAGAACGATGTATAAGACTCTTATAAGACCCCGTTACTCAGAGAATGATGCTGCCGGACATATAAACAATACGGTCTATGCAGTGTGGTTTGAGGACGCCCGACGCGAAATATTCAAGCTTTTCGTGCCTGATTTGGCTCCAGCACCGTGGAATCTGCTTTTGGTCCAAAGCAATATTACCTACAAAGCAGAAGTCACCTGGGTTGAACTGGTTGAAGTCTCAACGTGGGTAGCGCGTGTAGGCAATAGTTCCTTCACGTTGTATGAGGAAATGAGGCAAGAAGGGGACCTCAAGGCGATTTCCGAAGCGACCTACGTTCAAGTCGATTCAGTTTCTCGGTCTCCCGCTCCAATTCCTTCATCAATCGTCGAAAGTTTGGAAAAACACACAAAACTAGAGGGTGTGAAAGGATAAAACATGTCTTCTAACGTTGAAAGTTTCGTTGAAAACAATGTGGGGTATATCTATCTCGATCGGCAAAAGAGCCGTAATGCACTGACCTTTGAAATGTTGCGCTCGATTGAGCTAACCGTTCGAGAGTGGTCCGTACAACCTGAGGTTCGGTGCATCGTCTTCTCCGGTAAAGGCAAAGCCTACTGTGCCGGTGATGACCTAATTGACATGGGGACTTCAAAGTATCCTGTTCCTGAGGATAAGTTTGTTGAGTACCTAAGCGGTTACCCAGAGGCGTGTAAGGCGTTTCGAGAATGCCCCAAGCCGATCATTTGTAGCGTTCATGGCTATGCCCTTGGGGCAGGACTAGAGCTTGCCTTGTCCTGCGATTTGCTTATTGCTGAAAAGGGCTGCGGGATTGGACTTCCCTTCGTGTTGAGAGGGTTCTCCTCCGGTACGCATTTACTGGCTCGGTTAACTAACCGGATGTTTGCCTCACGGCTTTTGTTCACAGGAGACATCGTTCCAGTAGAAAACCTTGAGGCTTTTGGACTAGTGCACTCACTTACTGAAGCAGATGAGCGCGAATCAAAGACGAAGAATCTTGCCGAAAAGATTGCTCAGCTTCCCACGAAGACCATCGGACTCATGAAAAAAGCCATGGATGCTTCGGATTCTTTGGACGAGAGGTCCGCCTGGGTAGTTCAGGCACAGTCCACAGTTACAGGAACGCTCACTGAAGATTATGCAGAAGGTAGAAGGGCATTTGCTGAAAAGCGAGACCCCGTCTTTACCGGAAAGTAGGTTGACATGAACAAGATAGTCGAAAAGAACTGCAGCACGTTCGAGTACAGGGAGGAACCGCTTGTTCGGTACCTCGAGGACATTGCTGAGCAAGACCCACAGAAGGAGGCGATCCTGTTCTATGGTTCATCGTTTAGCTACAAATGGTTAAACGAGACTGCAGAATTGCTCGCCCTGCGGTTGGCAATGGAGGGAGTAAGGAAAGGCGATGTAATTGCTGCATATATGCAAAACTGCCCCCAGTTTGTTGCTACCTATTTTGCGGCTCAGAAGCTTGGTGCTGTGATCAGCCCTTGCAACCCGATGCTCAAATCTAAAGAGCTCAAGTACCAGTTGGAAGATTTGGAAGCGGTTGCTCTGATTGCAAGCTCTGAATTGGTGCATGAGTTTGAGGCTTTAGATTCAACTTCAGTTCGCACTTTGATCGTGACGAGCTTTGACGATGTTCTTGATTTGGAAACTCATTCGAGTGAATATCGCTTCGCTCCACCTGCACGGTATGAGCCTAAGGCTGCTCATTTAACTTGGCAGGAGGCAGTAAGCCATAATAGCGAGGCAGAGTCCTACCGAGAGCATCTTTGCCCGGACGTACATTTCTCGGAAGATGTTTCGCTAATCATCTACACTTCGGGTACGAGCGGATTGCCTAAAGGCGCGATGCTCTCGTATCGAAATTGCACTTTCAAAGCTAATTGCGTCGCTGCGAATTTTGAATACACTTCCGGGGATCGAGTTTCTGCCACGATGCCGATTTTCCATGTAGCCGGGATGGTTGTTGGTATGACAGCGGTAATCTCTGTTGGCGCTACTATGGTCCTGCAAGCGCGATTTGATGCTGAAGACTTTGTTGACTTGGCCGTACGGCATGGAATGACTTTCTCCTACACCACCCCGCCAATCAATGCTGCAATTCTGTCGACTGGTCGTGGTAAAGAGCTCTCCATTCTTCGACAAAGCATTGGAACGAGCTTTGGATCGCAGATCACCGAGAGTCTCTCGGACGAATGGGAGGCTGCTACGGGGCAGAAGTTCTATGAATTTGCCTATGGTATGAGCGAAACTCATACAGCCGATACGATGACGCCTCCGGGTGGGATTGTATGGGGCAGCACCGGTTTGCCGACATTCTGCACAGATATCCAAATCTCTGATCCAGAAGATCGTTCTAGAATTCTCGGACCAAACGAATTAGGCGAGATTAGTATCAAGAGTCCTGCCGTCTTCCTTGGTTACAAGGGGAAGCCCGACGCTACTGATGCAGCGATGGTAGATGGGCGTTACTACACCGGCGATATGGGCCGAATTGATGAAAACGGGTATCTATTCTTTGATGGACGTTTCAAAGAAATGATCAAATCGAATGGGTATTCAGTCTTCCCGGAAGAAGTGGAAAAGTATCTTCAGGACCATCCAGCTGTTAAGCAAGCTGTCGCCATCGGAGTCCCAGATCGCGTCCGCGGTGAGTCGGTCA is a window of Corynebacterium camporealensis DNA encoding:
- a CDS encoding helix-turn-helix domain-containing protein, with the translated sequence MNQQAPNQEINLHLQSALRLPSARFRQSIEHLKTDSESAPLRRSLITVNNLASENRTLRRLVNELQEVAYEVSLEASTDLALPRILGLTRQLLGVDAAYLVEVQSGEEAVSSILMSDGIWTQEFQEATSSNSGLANRIFELDSPLQVANYLMDDTFIRSENLDKVVKREGFRAFLGVPFDTSDDFGYILFIADRHERVYPSSDIYVLEKIAWYSSAILRLCDRESNHSNKISRLKSDLTTREKTIERLEVNASELNKLFELANRPDPIQEILTYIEARFSSSINLIDLTSYSKASNPTLSKKLYSELKDWLQSVDAAGKFRTFSFDGMAFQSWALFNGASPWGALVMESHGADSFQPLLVQKAARLLSFPGILSPKRTDESLSWDSEALFHLLRFGYSSLPEALKQRLQSISISPGRSCKIIALRCDWHSWGEIHQSIYDLLPSGVIYYKSSNMVYFFATAQRIDRVVSLLNDIFTFKEKGLLGFVSDQFDCSQDLENITYSCHRYLNAVTHLQVSTKNVVFSKQNLPFWLLALGNISREDQIALINETLGPILEHDKMHGSDLFTTLKLTASYEFSASKVARELNLHVNTIRQRLRKIDEVLGDDWRTGHGLLNLHFALVSKITSEEPLLALD
- a CDS encoding thiolase family protein; protein product: MGLQSAKRSENKPVITAAARLPIGRKKGALASLDGVGLGAEVLKKLGEALPSGSDDISDVILGNTLSHYGNPARVAALKAGYGTNVPALTIDRQCGSGINAVTLAASLSQTQDGIYVAGGMESMTHEPLQLAPPRRSFDFTSVKPLRRELSTEAVGDPTMGQTAENVARMFSISRGEQDEYALRSQERYQRAKELGKYEDFVIAMELPHGEEFTEDEHPRPDTSIEKLSKLRPAFDVQGTVTAGNASGLNDGAAAVVVTGSSLAKERDLPVLAEVGRTVVSGVDPNTMGLGPVPAIKELLSRTGRSIDSYDFIEINEAFAVQTLACIKELGLDVEKVNPNGGAIAHGHPIAATGCILVQKVISELRSRGGGSAIVSACIGGGQGIATEIKVKGE
- a CDS encoding 3-hydroxyacyl-CoA dehydrogenase family protein, producing MQKLTNVTVCGAGEMGGQIAMAAALNGYTVALYDINVDQLSATSSRLESLTNRFVEKGRYEEQVVKEAFSNLTFYNDLSEACAQADLVIEAIVEDLGAKRELFRQVSSLVDAGTVLATNSSSIVSSKLADSVSNPSRLLNVHFFNPALIMPLVEVVQGPHTDTEHVETAIEFARSLGKTPVLIEKEIFGFIANRVLSAIFDEAIYLKEQGVASVEAIDTAVKQGLNHPMGPFELLDLTGIDVNYKIKKLEAEDTGDAKDGPSRTLSELYEAGHLGKKSGRGFYEYKKGGK
- a CDS encoding enoyl-CoA hydratase/isomerase family protein, giving the protein MPSQVTTEKRNGVGILTIEREGQLNALNVEVMDRISAALDEWEYDDEIDVVIFIGAGTRAFAAGADLQELASLSHQEVRERYPMAGLFDRIDNYRKPSIAAVNGIAFGGGFELALACDLRVASPTAEFRFPEVGLGIIPGAGGTQRLSRLLNESMATYLILSGEGLSAERAFEMGLVCRLDEDPLNSAIEIADTLRAKSLTAIRFARSAVKQINPSGHQKEQLYQGLAFASDDRTEGIDAFLSRRAPSFSATDAT
- a CDS encoding sodium:solute symporter family protein: MSSANVLALVILFVYMATTVAIGLYAHRKSKGGSAKDFLTGGGGAGFWINGFAIFAAFATGGTMLGNIGLSYQGGWGYITAYNAGVAVGYLITTFFLAKIMRNMNVATVPELVKARYNHRWMNLVVPIVLIGTLSAYIVAQMKIGGLIGEQIFGIPYGWSVLLIGAVYVFYTFAGGMKAVTLTDFLQGMMMIAVVLITGFIAINANGGLSVYEVAQGIKPEWTQAEVYSPISYIGAFLIWATCNAVLPHTVMRIFAAKNERTGRASLALGLGLYIVTGVVTCVFVIAGTIILTGGAELEDNDAAFLLFLDQATPDWVRGLAFAAIFAAVMSSVSAMLLALAAALSYDLIGEIRPNTSDAAQRRITKLGILGFGVLTLVLSLNPPEFLTLLYTAAMGLLASSLFFPTLLGLWWRRIGGTAAFAGATVGGVSYLILLFGFDLPTLSQVVYSLPLSAITCVVCAFIFKPANSSELERLTIAHEREVTDEEVQRFEKELNT
- a CDS encoding acyl-CoA thioesterase, with amino-acid sequence MYKTLIRPRYSENDAAGHINNTVYAVWFEDARREIFKLFVPDLAPAPWNLLLVQSNITYKAEVTWVELVEVSTWVARVGNSSFTLYEEMRQEGDLKAISEATYVQVDSVSRSPAPIPSSIVESLEKHTKLEGVKG
- a CDS encoding enoyl-CoA hydratase/isomerase family protein encodes the protein MSSNVESFVENNVGYIYLDRQKSRNALTFEMLRSIELTVREWSVQPEVRCIVFSGKGKAYCAGDDLIDMGTSKYPVPEDKFVEYLSGYPEACKAFRECPKPIICSVHGYALGAGLELALSCDLLIAEKGCGIGLPFVLRGFSSGTHLLARLTNRMFASRLLFTGDIVPVENLEAFGLVHSLTEADERESKTKNLAEKIAQLPTKTIGLMKKAMDASDSLDERSAWVVQAQSTVTGTLTEDYAEGRRAFAEKRDPVFTGK
- a CDS encoding class I adenylate-forming enzyme family protein, whose protein sequence is MNKIVEKNCSTFEYREEPLVRYLEDIAEQDPQKEAILFYGSSFSYKWLNETAELLALRLAMEGVRKGDVIAAYMQNCPQFVATYFAAQKLGAVISPCNPMLKSKELKYQLEDLEAVALIASSELVHEFEALDSTSVRTLIVTSFDDVLDLETHSSEYRFAPPARYEPKAAHLTWQEAVSHNSEAESYREHLCPDVHFSEDVSLIIYTSGTSGLPKGAMLSYRNCTFKANCVAANFEYTSGDRVSATMPIFHVAGMVVGMTAVISVGATMVLQARFDAEDFVDLAVRHGMTFSYTTPPINAAILSTGRGKELSILRQSIGTSFGSQITESLSDEWEAATGQKFYEFAYGMSETHTADTMTPPGGIVWGSTGLPTFCTDIQISDPEDRSRILGPNELGEISIKSPAVFLGYKGKPDATDAAMVDGRYYTGDMGRIDENGYLFFDGRFKEMIKSNGYSVFPEEVEKYLQDHPAVKQAVAIGVPDRVRGESVKAFIVLREDASSSVTEDDIVQWARDNMAAYKYPRLVEFIDKVPETATGKMLRAKLREA